The Thamnophis elegans isolate rThaEle1 chromosome Z, rThaEle1.pri, whole genome shotgun sequence genome contains a region encoding:
- the SCAF1 gene encoding splicing factor, arginine/serine-rich 19 encodes MEEENQRSPVREGSAHSGEKPASEPSLDSDWDQSGTLCIGHVIILKALQQAVGSGLAGELKDPASEKECKCTSQSKWCWNSRSEGFGGSWLGTGDSALAYDRNGPMGEVFQAPPPGIMPTFAGILNYLDWSYHMPREVESSIDAQAVYGDEDIEEVELVAEVRLEDIGALSGISRRNLSWRRQKAACLGSSSPCWRGSRASQIGHPSVSEQPYVLDPHGILPVHRTDRATWTSDLERSKVLQSPKADRTSSPCLAMTLGIGMGVSTGGQQRPQSTAGRESESQQRSQPPPGSSLDKADSSTSSSSSCSSSSSSMSCHQGLPGEDGGSSNPCPPIHSPDLDIYDPFHPTDEDNLNGDFGFGDSPRKEAEGGRHDQKYDPFDPTGSNPSSSISTPSPEEEEEEEEEEEEEDDDHDQQPPDMSHSISRISETLAGIYDENSLSQDFPSSEKGQDDSEPEPEPSRGYETEAACPAESSEGKGLSGADSTLPEELPSDQGDSKAPEPCRRVFVVDLAPKGCLDAEAKTPLEGKVSLEVVTVGNAKLRGGDKMSKGGGHPRAGRRSSVEWDGSGGGESEIEEGEIVQPEDERYSPIRLFRSRCRPAEPRTLRVVEGDDFLSLHADSDEEGALQIDFNENQPDPRWKGVDLRRKILTQRRERYQAPSPLPPPPPPPAPKRPASKAHSGSSSGSCKKSKRERKRSRECKTSKTKETYGSSWNPKKKSKSRSKSKERRRSHHRTSRSRSHHRTSRSWSPSISTSLSAVGSSHTSAERHKSGRSKSKEKRRGHRSRSRSSSRAHRSRHKDKHRGEGGRKKKKRSQSRSREKHLSHRLSKDKEREVHLLEEPKPEKALMERRRDARTVVPPSIQDLNDNDLFTIKRTITVNQQEKMERLLETPESAKREVLYDSEGMSFDACFSDREPAEESKSNAMRLNPKEDAIPSRKDKRPEEDIKQKICKEKERKRAYLEDRPSAREKYKKKLREGPPTSEQQELPKIEKKARADRDKAGKKIKAGSHKESSKLGSGRKVKLQSKVAVLIREGVSSTTSVKEMGSIGVKFSRDKESRSPFLKSEEKVLMVGAPAAGQGEITDVKEQGFKPKKMKGLKTKMGVKKLKGIKPKGASEPKKKKKLKVKTGLKKSKADSCSQGAISPLRVKEEPSWSGSEKSGGTAKPPSPQPLAPGQELTPDSQTVDSSCKTPDVSFLPEDPPVEQPRVPADEPEADSLSEPKEEQLLPQPLHQPRSLPQPPAPMSWNLQGGVDCTSGVLALTALLFKMEEANLASRAKAQELIQATNQILTHTKPSASLAPPQPPAPPTHPPASHLSVPPISYHLQGSMPLGGCGSTPGTPTGGLPGTLSQASAGPPSAGIFASSSGTDLGSTSSEGRGDSDKYLKKLHTQERAVEEVKLAIKPYYQKKEITKEEYKDILRKAVHKICHSKSGEINPVKVNNLVKAYVQRYKYFRKHGRKMDEEQRPPKETGGPDKSGLPMPPL; translated from the exons AAAGCTTTGCAGCAGGCTGTGGGCAGCGGCTTAGCAGGGGAACTGAAAGATCCAGCTagtgagaaag AATGCAAGTGCACAAGTCAAAGTAAATGGTGTTGGAATTCTAGATCTGAAGGTTTTggaggaagctggctgggaactGGGGACTCTGCCTTGGCCTATGATAGAAATGGTCCAATGGGTGAG GTTTTTCAGGCTCCTCCTCCTGGTATAATGCCTACCTTTGCTGGAATATTGAATTATCTGGACTGGTCATATCATATGCCCCGGGAAGTCGAGAGCTCCATAGATGCCCAAGCGGTTTA TGGAGATGAAGATATAGAGGAAGTGGAGCTGGTGGCTGAAGTGCGACTGGAGGACATCGGTGCACTCTCAGGCATCTCCAGAAGGAACCTGTCCTGGAGGAGACAAAAGGCTG CTTGCCTTGGATCATCTTCCCCCTGCTGGAGAGGAAGTAGAGCCTCCCAAATTGGTCACCCTTCGGTTTCAGAGCAACCCTATGTTCTAGACCCACATGGAATTCTGCCTGTGCATAGAACAGACAGGGCTACTTGGACTTCTGATTTAGAGAGAAGCAAGGTTTTGCAGTCCCCTAAAGCAGACAGGACTTCTTCACCCTGTTTGGCCATGACTTTGGGAATTGGCATGGGAGTCTCTACTGGGGGACAACAACGTCCACAAAGTACTGCTGGTCGAGAGTCTGAATCTCAGCAACGGTCTCAGCCACCACCTGGTAGCTCCCTGGATAAGGCTGATTCCAGCACCTCTTcttcatcctcttgctcttcatcctCTTCTTCCATGTCCTGCCATCAAGGCCTGCCTGGTGAAGATGGTGGTTCTTCCAATCCCTGCCCCCCCATTCACTCCCCAGACTTAGATATTTATGACCCTTTCCACCCTACTGATGAAGATAATCTCAATGGTGATTTTGGCTTCGGGGATTCCCCCCGTAAAGAAGCAGAGGGTGGGCGGCATGACCAGAAATATGATCCCTTCGATCCCACGGGCTCCAACCCCAGCTCCTCTATTAGTACTCCTtcaccagaggaggaggaggaggaggaagaggaggaggaggaggaagacgacgaCCATGACCAGCAGCCCCCTGATATGTCACATAGCATCAGCCGCATTTCAGAAACATTGGCTGGAATCTACGATGAAAACAGCTTGAGCCAAGATTTCCCAAGCTCAGAGAAAGGACAAGATGAttcagaaccagaaccagaacctAGCAGAGGCTATGAGACTGAGGCAGCATGCCCTGCTGAGAGTTCTGAGGGCAAAGGGCTTTCTGGTGCTGATTCCACCCTGCCCGAGGAACTTCCCTCAGATCAGGGAGACTCTAAAGCTCCGGAACCATGCCGCCGGGTATTCGTGGTGGACTTGGCTCCCAAAGGGTGCCTGGATGCTGAAGCCAAGACTCCACTGGAAGGGAAGGTGTCCTTAGAGGTGGTGACGGTTGGAAATGCGAAGCTGAGAGGTGGAGATAAAATGTCCAAAGGAGGTGGACATCCTCGGGCTGGGCGCAGATCATCAGTGGAATGGGATGGAAGTGGTGGCGGTGAATCAGAAATAGAAGAAGGCGAGATTGTCCAGCCAGAGGATGAGCGGTATAGTCCCATTCGATTGTTTCGAAGTAGATGCCGGCCAGCTGAGCCACGAACTCTCCGGGTGGTGGAAGGAGATGATTTCTTATCACTGCATGCAGACTCTGATGAGGAAGGAGCCTTGCAGATTGATTTTAATGAAAACCAGCCGGATCCACGTTGGAAAGGTGTGGATTTGAGACGGAAAATCCTAACCCAGCGGCGAGAACGCTATCAAGCTCCATCCCCTctgcctcctccaccacctccaccTGCCCCCAAACGCCCTGCCTCCAAAGCTCACTCTGGTTCTAGTTCAGGTTCATGTAAGAAATCAAAAAGAGAACGCAAAAGATCAAGAGAATGCAAGACATCGAAAACCAAGGAGACATATGGCTCTTCCTGGAAcccaaagaagaaatcaaaatcaCGCTCAAAATCTAAAGAGCGTCGACGTTCACACCACAGGACCTCAAGGTCCCGCTCACATCACCGAACGTCTCGCTCCTGGTCCCCTTCAATTAGCACCAGCCTATCTGCTGTTGGATCCTCACATACCTCAGCTGAACGGCACAAAAGCGGGCGGTCTAAGTCAAAGGAGAAACGCCGTGGCCATCGTTCTCGGTCACGGAGCAGCAGCCGTGCTCATCGAAGTAGGCACAAAGACAAACATCGTGGGGAAGGTggcagaaagaagaagaagcgCTCTCAGTCTCGCTCACGTGAGAAGCATCTCTCCCATCGGTTATCTAAGGACAAAGAGCGAGAGGTCCACCTTCTGGAGGAGCCCAAGCCTGAAAAAGCTTTGATGGAACGACGGAGAGATGCAAGAACTGTGGTGCCACCTTCAATCCAGGATCTCAATGACAACGATCTCTTCACTATCAAAAGGACCATTACTGTCAACCAGCAGGAGAAGATGGAGAGACTTTTGGAGACACCGGAAAGTGCTAAGAGAGAGGTGCTTTATGATTCTGAGGGCATGAGCTTTGATGCTTGCTTTTCAGATCGTGAGCCTGCTGAAGAATCCAAATCTAATGCAATGAGGCTAAATCCTAAGGAGGATGCCATTCCATCACGCAAAGATAAAAGGCCCGAGGAGGACATCAAACAAAAGATATGCAAGGAAAAGGAACGTAAAAGGGCCTATCTGGAGGACCGCCCAAGCGCCCgtgagaaatacaaaaaaaagctGAGGGAGGGGCCTCCTACTTCAGAGCAGCAAGAACTGCCCAAGATAGAAAAAAAAGCCAGAGCTGACAGAGACAAAGCAGGGAAAAAGATCAAAGCTGGAAGTCACAAAGAAAGTAGCAAGCTGGGATCTGGTCGGAAAGTGAAGCTCCAGTCCAAGGTAGCTGTGTTGATCCGGGAAGGGGTGAGTAGCACAACATCAGTCAAGGAAATGGGTTCTATTGGTGTAAAGTTCAGCAGAGACAAGGAGAGCCGCTCACCATTCCTCAAGTCAGAGGAGAAGGTGTTAATGGTTGGGGCACCAGCAGCAGGCCAAGGTGAAATAACTGATGTCAAAGAACAAGGCTTCAAGCCCAAAAAAATGAAAGGACTAAAAACTAAAATGGGGGTGAAGAAACTGAAAGGCATCAAGCCCAAGGGTGCCTCAGAacccaagaaaaagaagaaactcaAAGTGAAGACTGGGCTGAAGAAATCCAAGGCTGATAGCTGCAGTCAGGGTGCAATCAGCCCTTTGAGGGTCAAGGAGGAGCCTTCATGGTCTGGCTCGGAAAAATCTGGGGGTACAGCCAAACCACCAAGTCCTCAGCCCTTGGCCCCAGGCCAGGAACTCACACCTGATTCCCAGACAGTAGACAGCAGCTGTAAGACACCCGACGTCTCCTTCCTTCCCGAGGATCCCCCTGTTGAGCAGCCCAGGGTGCCAGCTGATGAGCCGGAAGCAGACAGTTTGTCTGAACCCAAAGAGGAGCAGCTACTGCCGCAGCCACTCCATCAGCCCCGTAGTTTgccccaaccccctgctcccaTGTCATGGAATCTGCAGGGGGGAGTAGACTGCACTAGTGGTGTATTGGCAT TGACTGCCCTGCTCTTCAAGATGGAAGAGGCCAATCTTGCAAGCCGGGCAAAAGCCCAGGAGCTCATTCAAGCAACCAATCAG atCTTGACCCACACCAAGCCTTCAGCTTCCTTAGCTCCTCCTCAGCCACCAGCACCACCTACTCATCCGCCTGCCTCACATCTATCTGTCCCACCCATTTCCTACCATTTGCAAGGATCAATGCCTCTAGGAGGTTGTGGTTCAACTCCTGGCACCCCTACGGGGGGATTGCCAGGAACTTTGAGCCAGGCTTCAGCAGGTCCTCCTTCTGCTGGCATTTTTGCTTCTTCCTCTGGCACCGATTTGGGCAGTACCAGTTCTGAGGGGCGTGGAGACAGCGATAAG TATCTGAAAAAGCTTCACACCCAAGAGCGAGCCGTGGAGGAAGTCAAGCTGGCCATCAAGCCCTACTACCAGAAGAAGGAGATCACCAAGGAAGAATACAAAGACATTCTGCgcaaggctgtccacaag ATCTGCCACAGCAAGAGTGGTGAAATCAACCCTGTCAAGGTGAATAACTTAGTGAAGGCCTATGTGCAGAGATACAAGTACTTTCGAAAACATGGACGGAAGATGGATGAAGAGCAAAGGCCTCCCAAGGAAACAGGGGGACCGGACAAATCTGGCTTGCCCATGCCCCCGCTCTGA